From the Bacteroidia bacterium genome, one window contains:
- the lysA gene encoding diaminopimelate decarboxylase, with protein MTFADGFSYRDGSLHCGPVRIADITRETGTPVWVYHFDSIVARYHEHRDAFAGLTHQTCYAVKANSSLALLRMLARAGCGFDANSRGELHRCLTAGADPTRIIMTGVGKSSADIAAALDAGIAYFNVESASECRLISELATRRGVRANIVLRLNPDIETDTHPYISTGEASHKFGLNPADIRTLASQESWLPGVRIAGLSFHLGSQLVSTDPYRDALRLLLKVLDDITPLLPEAPDVVDVGGGFGVPYAADESALSPESLADVIRDVLGDRAASIQLITEPGRSFVANAGALFCSVEHLKPSAPNRTFVILDAGMNDLMRPALYQARHAIIPVQRDENAEPMLCDVVGPVCESSDVFVAGTELPSSLQRGQLVAILSAGAYGSSMSSTYNSRPLATEVAVVGDAWTVIRERQTLDDMLRGEKLR; from the coding sequence ATGACCTTCGCAGACGGCTTCTCCTACCGTGACGGATCGCTGCACTGCGGACCTGTCCGTATCGCCGACATTACACGGGAGACCGGCACTCCGGTGTGGGTGTATCATTTCGATTCCATCGTCGCACGGTACCACGAACACCGCGACGCTTTCGCGGGGCTGACGCATCAGACCTGCTATGCGGTGAAGGCGAATTCTTCGCTCGCGTTGCTGCGGATGCTTGCGCGCGCGGGTTGCGGTTTCGATGCGAACTCCCGCGGCGAATTACATCGCTGCCTCACAGCGGGCGCCGATCCCACGCGTATCATCATGACTGGTGTGGGTAAATCCTCCGCCGACATCGCCGCAGCCCTCGACGCGGGCATCGCCTATTTCAACGTCGAATCCGCCAGCGAATGCCGACTCATCAGCGAATTAGCAACCCGGCGCGGGGTGCGCGCCAACATTGTCCTGCGCCTGAATCCCGACATCGAGACGGACACGCACCCCTACATTTCCACCGGCGAGGCATCGCATAAATTCGGACTCAATCCCGCCGATATCCGTACGCTGGCATCGCAGGAAAGCTGGCTGCCGGGCGTGCGCATCGCGGGTCTGTCCTTCCATCTCGGATCGCAACTCGTCAGTACCGATCCCTACCGCGACGCGCTCCGCCTGTTGCTCAAAGTCCTCGACGATATCACACCGCTGCTCCCCGAAGCACCGGACGTGGTGGATGTGGGCGGCGGCTTCGGGGTGCCGTATGCGGCGGACGAATCCGCACTGTCACCGGAGTCTCTGGCCGATGTCATACGCGATGTTCTTGGCGACCGCGCCGCGTCCATACAGCTGATCACGGAGCCGGGGAGGTCGTTCGTGGCCAACGCAGGTGCCCTTTTCTGCTCGGTCGAGCATTTGAAACCCTCGGCACCGAACCGCACCTTCGTCATCCTGGATGCAGGCATGAACGACCTTATGCGGCCCGCGCTGTATCAGGCCCGTCACGCCATCATTCCCGTGCAACGCGACGAGAATGCGGAGCCGATGCTTTGCGACGTGGTCGGACCTGTGTGTGAAAGCAGCGACGTCTTTGTAGCGGGAACGGAGCTTCCCTCCTCTCTGCAACGCGGCCAGCTTGTGGCGATTCTCTCCGCAGGCGCATATGGGTCAAGTATGAGTTCCACCTACAACTCCCGGCCCCTCGCAACCGAGGTAGCCGTCGTGGGCGACGCATGGACAGTCATACGTGAGCGCCAGACGCTGGACGATATGCTCCGCGGGGAAAAGCTGCGCTGA
- the lysC gene encoding lysine-sensitive aspartokinase 3 — MIIMKFGGTSVEDANAISNVCEIVKGRLKRRPVVVLSAASGITNALIRCGELAATGKRSEAQAVLKEKIIDRHYEIILNLIQGLKEQDALIRQFKGLDEELSSLLYGISITGDLSPRVLDFVMSYGERMSTAIAAIAMREHGVKAELFDARKCMITNSGFGKAEPMLADIAEACTTHIRPRVEKGIVPVLQGFIGADRQGVTTTLGRGGSDYSAAIFGAVMDAEDIEIWTDVDGILSADPNIVPNALRIREMSFQEAAELAYFGAKVLHPSTLLPAIEKDIPVYIFNSRRPQTSGTLIRRQVASSSVAVKSISYKRGITILNISSTRMLGSYGFMKKIFDIFAEYHTSVDLVTTSEVSLSLSIESTPSLEPLIRKLEEYGQISVQKHKAIICIVGERLKSERGIAGRVFGRLRDIPIDMISHGASEINLTMVIDDARVPEAVLELHDEFFSTISEPGIFE; from the coding sequence ATGATCATCATGAAATTCGGCGGGACGTCCGTGGAGGACGCGAACGCCATCTCCAACGTTTGCGAAATCGTCAAGGGACGTCTGAAACGCAGGCCTGTCGTCGTACTGTCGGCGGCGTCCGGTATCACCAATGCGCTGATTCGCTGCGGCGAGCTGGCGGCCACCGGCAAACGCAGCGAAGCCCAGGCGGTGCTGAAGGAAAAGATTATTGACCGCCATTACGAAATCATCCTGAATCTTATCCAGGGACTCAAGGAGCAGGATGCGCTGATCCGCCAATTCAAGGGATTGGACGAGGAACTCAGCAGTCTGCTCTACGGCATTTCCATCACCGGCGACCTCTCGCCGCGCGTGCTGGATTTCGTCATGTCGTATGGCGAACGCATGTCCACGGCGATCGCCGCCATAGCAATGCGCGAGCACGGAGTCAAGGCCGAGCTCTTCGACGCGCGTAAATGCATGATCACCAACAGCGGTTTCGGGAAGGCTGAGCCGATGCTCGCCGACATCGCCGAGGCCTGTACCACGCACATCCGTCCCCGTGTGGAGAAAGGCATTGTCCCCGTCCTGCAAGGGTTTATCGGCGCAGACCGGCAGGGTGTGACCACCACGCTCGGTCGTGGCGGATCGGATTACTCGGCGGCCATTTTCGGCGCGGTGATGGACGCGGAAGACATCGAAATCTGGACTGATGTGGACGGGATTCTCTCCGCGGATCCCAACATCGTGCCCAACGCCCTGCGCATCCGGGAGATGTCCTTTCAGGAAGCGGCCGAGCTGGCCTATTTCGGCGCAAAGGTACTGCACCCCAGCACGCTGCTCCCGGCCATAGAAAAAGACATTCCGGTGTACATTTTCAACTCACGCCGGCCCCAGACCAGCGGCACGCTCATTCGCCGGCAGGTCGCGTCCTCGAGTGTCGCGGTAAAATCCATTTCCTACAAGCGCGGCATCACCATTCTCAACATCTCCTCGACGCGGATGTTGGGCAGCTATGGTTTCATGAAAAAGATCTTCGACATTTTCGCCGAGTATCACACCTCGGTGGATCTGGTGACGACGTCGGAGGTCAGTCTTTCCCTCAGTATCGAGTCCACTCCCTCGCTGGAGCCGCTCATCCGTAAACTTGAGGAATACGGACAAATTTCGGTGCAGAAACACAAGGCGATTATCTGCATCGTGGGCGAACGGCTTAAATCCGAGCGCGGGATCGCGGGGCGGGTGTTCGGTCGTCTGCGCGACATTCCCATCGACATGATCAGCCATGGCGCATCGGAGATCAATCTGACCATGGTGATCGACGATGCGCGCGTACCCGAAGCCGTACTCGAATTGCATGACGAATTTTTCTCCACGATTTCGGAACCGGGCATTTTTGAATAA
- a CDS encoding T9SS type A sorting domain-containing protein has product MRCLCGVAFLLCLMAIIPDHSAIAQVEWKDPLTCGAIGDQINPTVARPSQADYTIVFWQDDRGQGSDFDIYCQKIDNFTGLPQWLPPEGVLVCGAAEAQIEPRAAYDSLGGVIVTWLDARNGYYTSIYAQRLDATTGALDPNWLADGMPVRDLDGNVEHVRIAGNSDGAYITWLDHRSATAGSGGRLVYAQYILSATGNWPQGVNWVQNGIPVSASPGNDQEYPEIARDYIFKLDANQVVKAGCVIAYQDQTRHGNGVDYWNVMATNIDADGVRQYGGNDIPMAAIDADQLHPRIVCGGAEATADQPRAIVVWQDARQDPNAPLYDIMAQVIYASGTVSNPGTGEVICDMGDSQILPIPVIYENPQHSPNYGDPYIPYVSVVWQDLRDAQTSGIDLYGGTFDTRFITLANPSGSAGELVCALGGDQTEHALDHINGGDEVNIAWRTPGQYQGGYANADIHHQKATIPSWSFQRPYNGWPVTEAKGDQVLPEVSGEVMVFQDRRRQPIVNDNRNDWDIHCQLSGECVGPAAMRWRDMWAKVTNISDAQSYRMATDEEHNVFVVWDEIRYPNQGRQVYIQKFDKHGVPRWDLGGVLVSDPSVTDNARHADVSIDGSRGAQVAWQQYNLAGSIEEVVYGHIRYDGVVSRLTLTPPATSLGMIEPSIVFTPPSIQNSWDEGAIIVAINQTGAARERVLYRMDVVSFAPVASPPPIPMGGTIPEYFEIKIVSDGDGGVHILSRTESTTVPPTKYINVTSMVEDNVYPYFVAYQDEGLQYTEFNGYDIDVDLAWPVPHRPILVYAMALPSLDPELIISSYDGSQANAGTRFIGIPWPDGGIATASQPSIVSDNYDRGNVGGMLIAWNQEYVNGMSQLRNRVLSEHVYFYSNTHSVPQGGPLVLSMDLTEKTWPDIARMEYPIPGQEPLGMVVWQGGGETSSCSPPRPTEIYSQLAGYEVNVDRGLYWTQEMMVAPGPGMYHQLRPTIQPSDDGTFSTFWLDTWGGTASPMGTRMYRIDDDNIGWKKRSEKASPLNLTASVYPNPVGTDGAITVLLSSEREQYTRVFITNALGRTVAQLHDGVLREGLTSIAAGLPRGQLPSGTYFVSAITAGGRTLTSFIVLR; this is encoded by the coding sequence GTGCGATGCCTCTGCGGTGTCGCCTTCCTCCTCTGCCTGATGGCGATCATCCCGGATCATAGCGCAATTGCTCAAGTGGAGTGGAAGGATCCGCTCACCTGCGGCGCCATCGGCGATCAGATCAATCCCACCGTCGCCCGGCCGTCGCAAGCCGACTACACCATCGTTTTCTGGCAGGACGACAGAGGTCAGGGATCGGATTTCGACATCTATTGTCAGAAGATCGACAACTTCACCGGCCTGCCGCAGTGGCTGCCTCCGGAGGGCGTTCTCGTATGCGGCGCCGCGGAAGCGCAGATCGAACCCCGGGCGGCGTATGATTCGCTCGGCGGCGTGATCGTTACCTGGCTGGACGCCAGAAACGGCTACTACACCTCCATCTATGCGCAGCGGCTCGATGCGACCACCGGCGCGCTGGACCCGAACTGGCTGGCGGACGGTATGCCCGTGCGCGATCTCGATGGCAACGTGGAGCATGTGCGCATCGCGGGTAACAGCGACGGGGCGTACATTACCTGGCTTGATCACCGCTCCGCAACGGCGGGTTCCGGCGGACGGCTGGTGTACGCGCAGTACATTCTCAGCGCCACCGGCAATTGGCCGCAGGGCGTCAACTGGGTGCAGAACGGTATACCGGTATCGGCAAGTCCGGGAAACGATCAGGAGTATCCCGAAATCGCCCGCGATTACATTTTCAAACTCGACGCGAATCAGGTGGTCAAAGCCGGCTGCGTGATAGCGTATCAGGACCAGACGCGCCACGGCAACGGCGTCGATTACTGGAATGTGATGGCCACGAACATCGACGCGGACGGAGTCCGACAGTACGGCGGCAACGACATTCCCATGGCCGCGATAGACGCCGATCAGCTGCATCCCCGCATCGTCTGCGGCGGAGCCGAGGCAACAGCCGATCAGCCGCGCGCAATCGTGGTATGGCAGGATGCACGGCAGGATCCGAATGCGCCGCTCTACGATATCATGGCCCAGGTGATCTACGCCAGCGGCACGGTGAGCAATCCGGGTACCGGCGAGGTGATCTGCGACATGGGGGATTCGCAAATCCTCCCCATCCCGGTTATCTATGAAAATCCACAGCATTCACCCAACTACGGCGATCCGTACATCCCCTACGTGAGCGTGGTGTGGCAGGATTTGCGCGATGCGCAGACCAGCGGCATCGATCTGTATGGGGGCACGTTCGATACCCGATTCATCACTCTGGCCAATCCCTCCGGCTCCGCGGGCGAGCTTGTGTGCGCTCTCGGCGGCGATCAGACCGAGCACGCGCTCGATCATATCAACGGCGGCGACGAGGTGAACATCGCCTGGCGCACGCCCGGCCAGTATCAGGGTGGGTATGCGAATGCGGATATTCATCACCAAAAAGCGACGATACCATCGTGGAGTTTTCAGCGCCCGTACAACGGCTGGCCGGTGACGGAGGCCAAGGGCGACCAAGTCCTGCCGGAAGTCAGCGGCGAGGTGATGGTGTTCCAGGACCGCCGCAGACAGCCTATAGTAAACGACAATCGCAACGACTGGGATATCCACTGTCAACTTTCCGGCGAATGTGTTGGTCCCGCGGCCATGCGCTGGCGCGATATGTGGGCCAAGGTCACGAACATCAGCGACGCACAGAGTTACCGCATGGCCACCGACGAAGAACACAACGTCTTTGTGGTTTGGGATGAAATCCGATATCCCAACCAAGGACGTCAGGTGTACATACAGAAATTCGACAAGCACGGCGTGCCGAGGTGGGATCTTGGCGGAGTCCTCGTGAGCGACCCGAGCGTCACGGATAACGCCAGACACGCGGATGTTTCGATTGACGGAAGCCGCGGCGCTCAGGTGGCCTGGCAGCAGTACAATCTCGCCGGAAGCATCGAGGAAGTAGTCTATGGACACATACGCTACGATGGTGTGGTGAGCAGGCTTACCCTCACCCCACCAGCGACCAGTCTGGGTATGATTGAACCGAGCATTGTTTTCACTCCTCCCTCGATACAGAACTCGTGGGATGAGGGAGCTATAATCGTCGCGATCAATCAGACTGGAGCGGCGCGCGAACGAGTGTTGTATCGGATGGATGTCGTTTCCTTCGCTCCGGTTGCGTCCCCTCCCCCGATCCCGATGGGCGGTACAATACCGGAGTACTTCGAAATTAAAATAGTTTCGGATGGTGACGGTGGAGTTCACATCCTTTCGCGAACAGAAAGTACGACAGTTCCACCCACCAAGTACATTAATGTCACTTCGATGGTGGAGGACAATGTTTACCCATATTTCGTCGCATACCAGGATGAGGGTTTACAATACACCGAGTTCAACGGTTACGACATAGACGTGGACCTTGCCTGGCCGGTTCCGCACAGACCGATACTGGTCTACGCGATGGCCTTGCCCAGCCTGGACCCGGAATTGATCATCTCATCCTACGATGGTTCACAGGCGAACGCCGGCACGCGTTTTATCGGTATCCCCTGGCCGGATGGTGGTATAGCCACCGCTTCGCAACCCAGCATCGTTTCGGACAACTATGACCGCGGGAATGTAGGCGGTATGCTCATCGCCTGGAATCAGGAGTATGTCAATGGAATGTCGCAATTGCGCAATCGCGTGCTGTCCGAGCATGTCTACTTCTATTCGAATACCCACTCGGTTCCGCAGGGTGGACCGCTCGTACTGAGCATGGACCTTACGGAAAAAACCTGGCCCGACATCGCAAGGATGGAGTATCCCATACCGGGACAGGAACCGTTGGGCATGGTTGTCTGGCAGGGAGGTGGAGAAACCTCAAGCTGCTCTCCTCCCCGCCCGACTGAAATCTACAGTCAACTGGCGGGATACGAGGTTAATGTCGATCGCGGGTTGTATTGGACACAGGAAATGATGGTCGCGCCGGGTCCGGGAATGTACCATCAACTCCGTCCGACCATCCAACCTTCCGACGATGGTACATTCTCGACCTTCTGGCTCGACACCTGGGGCGGCACCGCCAGCCCCATGGGTACGCGCATGTATCGTATCGACGACGATAACATCGGTTGGAAGAAGCGGAGCGAGAAAGCATCGCCACTGAACCTCACCGCATCAGTGTACCCGAATCCGGTGGGCACCGACGGTGCTATTACCGTTCTTCTCTCGAGCGAACGTGAACAGTATACGCGAGTCTTTATCACGAATGCCCTCGGGCGCACCGTGGCCCAGTTGCATGACGGAGTCTTGCGCGAAGGTTTGACGTCGATAGCCGCCGGTCTGCCGCGCGGACAGCTACCTTCCGGCACGTATTTCGTGAGCGCGATCACCGCGGGCGGTCGCACTCTAACTTCCTTTATCGTCCTACGTTAA